One Natator depressus isolate rNatDep1 chromosome 3, rNatDep2.hap1, whole genome shotgun sequence DNA segment encodes these proteins:
- the LOC141984568 gene encoding uncharacterized protein LOC141984568: MNELVKIKKYKEQEMAIQTELEKIFGTSVSVAVEEIPVDSMPSELIATIILSILLGCTLIAFVTYIFVNRKRNAKRQLLVNEHNEINRNIGNPYATDSDASPQNLRKQDDNDAQVMEVKDVKNINKNNDEKEILVEKQKCDDRDILLLDVKNEHEENVAPKETTEPNNVAPQLTTEAVTKQTCFLTETNDGPAFSLTPDPTTHNNGKGLKGVTFSEVAIILEPETEQNDPDLDILAALTEREDEGPHISTL, from the exons ATGAATGAACTGGTTAAGATCAA AAAATATAAGGAACAAGAGATGGCCATTCAAACTGAACTGGAGAAAATATTTGGAACTTCTGTTTCTGTTGCAGTAGAAGAGATACCTGTTGACTCAATGCCCTCTGAACTTATAGCAACCATAATTCTAAGTATTCTGCTGGGCTGCACTCTTATAGCCTTTGTGACATACATATTTGTTAATAGAAAAag aaatgctaaACGACAACTCTTAGTCAACGaacacaatgaaattaacagaAATATAGGAAATCCCTATGCAACAGACAGTGATGCAAGTCCACAAAATTTAAGGAAACAAGATGACAA TGATGCCCAAGTGATGGAGGTTAAAGATGTGAAAAATATCAATAAAAACAATGATGAGAAGGAAATATTAGTagagaaacaaaaatgtgatGACCGTGACATTCTACTATTAGATGTTAAAAATGAACATGAAGAAAATGTAGCACCCAAAGAGACCACTGAGCCTAATAATGTAGCTCCTCAGCTCACTACAGAAGCTGTTACCAAACAG ACTTGCTTCCTAACAGAAACAAATGATGGACCAGCTTTTTCCTTAACACCTGATCCAACAACGCATAATAATGGGAAAGGACTGAAAGGAGTAACGTTTTCAGAAGTGGCAATTATTTTGGAGCCAGAGACTGAACAAAATGACCCTGATCTTGACATTTTGGCAGCACTGACAGAGAGGGAGGACGAAGGACCTCATATCTCCACCTTGTGA